One Rhea pennata isolate bPtePen1 chromosome 3, bPtePen1.pri, whole genome shotgun sequence DNA segment encodes these proteins:
- the PLA2G7 gene encoding platelet-activating factor acetylhydrolase isoform X1 has product MNGFPPRSPFRVRLRHLRHLRSMRVGDGSSRPRGLSVKVPKEMGTSNTEKFYRIPEGKGPHSVGCTDLMTENATEGSFLRLYYPSCDATENEEAPWIPDKEYYQGLSDFLNLFRIVGERLFQYYVGSVTCPAKSNAAFKSGEKYPLLIFSHGLGAFRTIYSAICIEMASQGFIVAAVEHRDESASATYYCKRKSVSEPQEESTLNMEKEWIYYRKLKSGEEERSLRHKQVQQRAQECIKALNVILEINSGEEVMNVLNSNFDWNLLKDSVDTSRIAVMGHSFGGATVIESLSKEIRFRCGIALDAWMLPVGDDIYQNSVQQPLLFINSEKFQWADNILKMKKLGSNDTNKKMITIKGSVHQSFPDFTFVSGELVGKFFKLKGEIDPNEAIDISNHASLAFLQKHLRLKKDFSKWDSLVDGIGPNVIPGTNIDLSPAQPE; this is encoded by the exons ATGAACGGATTTCCTCCCCGCTCTCCTTTCAG GGTGAGACTGCGGCATTTAAGACACTTGAGAAGCATGCGTGTTGGGGATGGTTCCTCCAGACCCCGAG GTTTGTCAGTTAAGGTGCCAAAAGAAATGGGGACCAGCAACACTGAGAAGTTCTATAGGATCCCTGAAGGAAAAGGACCACATTCTGTTGGATGTACAGACCTGATGACTGAAAATGCAACTGAG ggaAGTTTCTTGCGCCTTTATTATCCATCATGCGATGCCACGGAAAACGAAGAGGCACCATGGATTCCAGATAAGGAATATTATCAGGGCCTTTCTGACTTCCTTAATCTGTTCCGAATTGTGGGAGAAAGGCTTTTCCAATACTATGTTG GTTCAGTGACTTGTCCTGCAAAATCCAATGCTGCTTTCAAGTCTGGAGAAAAATACCCACTCCTCATTTTTTCCCATGGACTCGGAGCTTTTCG GACTATTTATTCTGCTATTTGCATTGAGATGGCTTCCCAAGGTTTTATAGTTGCTGCTGTGGAGCACAG AGATGAATCAGCTTCAGCAACATATTACTGTAAAAGAAAGTCTGTTTCTGAGCCACAGGAAGAGTCCACATTGAACATGGAAAAGGAGTGGATCTACTACAGGAAACTGAAGTCTGGAGAGGAAGAACGATCTTTGCGTCACAAGCAG GTGCAACAAAGAGCACAGGAGTGTATCAAAGCCCTCAATGTAATTCTTGAAATTAATTCAGGAGAAGAAGTAATGAATGTACTTAATTCAAACTTTGACTGGAATCTCCTGAAG GATTCTGTTGATACTAGCAGAATAGCTGTGATGGGACATTCTTTTGGTGGTGCTACAGTTATAGAGAGTCTCAGCAAAGAAATTAGATTCAG GTGTGGCATTGCACTGGATGCTTGGATGCTTCCCGTAGGTGATGACATTTACCAAAACAGTGTTCAACAACCACTACTTTTTATCAACTCTGAAAAATTCCAGTGGGCTGATAACATCTTAAAGATGAAGAAGCTTGGCTCCAATGacacaaacaagaaaatgatCACTATCAA GGGATCAGTACATCAGAGCTTTCCCGACTTTACCTTTGTGAGTGGAGAACTTGTTggaaaatttttcaaattaaaaggagaaatagaTCCAAATGAAGCTATTGATATTAGCAATCATGCTTCATTAGCCTTCCTGCAGAAACATTTGA GGCTGAAGAAAGACTTCAGTAAGTGGGATTCGCTAGTGGATGGCATAGGACCCAATGTTATTCCTGGCACCAATATTGATTTGTCTCCAGCTCAACCTGAGTAA
- the IMP3 gene encoding U3 small nucleolar ribonucleoprotein protein IMP3 yields the protein MVRKLKYHEQKLLKRLELVSWEAAGGSLAEVRALRRYRVARREDYARYRALSRAVRALARRLRDLGPASGAFRSRCAAALLEKLHAMGLLSSRRSLALCERLSAAAFCRRRLPCLLLKLRMAQNLRDAVAFVEQGHVRVGPEVVTDPALLVTRAMEDFITWTDASRIRRKVLDYNEERDDFDLAA from the coding sequence ATGGTGCGGAAGCTCAAGTACCACGAGCAGAAGCTGCTGAAGCGGCTGGAGCTGGTGAGctgggaggcggcgggcggcagcctGGCGGAGGTGCGGGCGCTGCGGCGCTACCGCGTGGCGCGGCGGGAGGACTACGCGCGCTACCGGGCGCTGAGCCGCGCCGTGCGCGCCCTGGCGCGCCGCCTCCGCGACCTGGGGCCGGCGAGCGGCGCCTTCCGCtcccgctgcgccgccgccctcctcgAGAAGCTCCACGCCATGGGGCTGCTCAGCTCGCGGCGCTCGCTGGCCCTCTGCGAGCGCCTCTCCGCCGCCGCCttctgccgccgccgcctgccctgcctgctgctgaaGCTGCGCATGGCGCAGAACCTGCGCGACGCCGTCGCCTTCGTGGAGCAGGGCCACGTGCGCGTGGGGCCCGAGGTGGTCACCGACCCCGCGCTCCTCGTCACCCGCGCCATGGAGGACTTCATCACCTGGACCGACGCCTCCCGCATCCGCCGCAAGGTGCTCGACTACAACGAGGAGCGCGATGACTTCGACCTGGCCGCCTag
- the PLA2G7 gene encoding platelet-activating factor acetylhydrolase isoform X3 yields the protein MRVGDGSSRPRGLSVKVPKEMGTSNTEKFYRIPEGKGPHSVGCTDLMTENATEGSFLRLYYPSCDATENEEAPWIPDKEYYQGLSDFLNLFRIVGERLFQYYVGSVTCPAKSNAAFKSGEKYPLLIFSHGLGAFRTIYSAICIEMASQGFIVAAVEHRDESASATYYCKRKSVSEPQEESTLNMEKEWIYYRKLKSGEEERSLRHKQVQQRAQECIKALNVILEINSGEEVMNVLNSNFDWNLLKDSVDTSRIAVMGHSFGGATVIESLSKEIRFRCGIALDAWMLPVGDDIYQNSVQQPLLFINSEKFQWADNILKMKKLGSNDTNKKMITIKGSVHQSFPDFTFVSGELVGKFFKLKGEIDPNEAIDISNHASLAFLQKHLRLKKDFSKWDSLVDGIGPNVIPGTNIDLSPAQPE from the exons ATGCGTGTTGGGGATGGTTCCTCCAGACCCCGAG GTTTGTCAGTTAAGGTGCCAAAAGAAATGGGGACCAGCAACACTGAGAAGTTCTATAGGATCCCTGAAGGAAAAGGACCACATTCTGTTGGATGTACAGACCTGATGACTGAAAATGCAACTGAG ggaAGTTTCTTGCGCCTTTATTATCCATCATGCGATGCCACGGAAAACGAAGAGGCACCATGGATTCCAGATAAGGAATATTATCAGGGCCTTTCTGACTTCCTTAATCTGTTCCGAATTGTGGGAGAAAGGCTTTTCCAATACTATGTTG GTTCAGTGACTTGTCCTGCAAAATCCAATGCTGCTTTCAAGTCTGGAGAAAAATACCCACTCCTCATTTTTTCCCATGGACTCGGAGCTTTTCG GACTATTTATTCTGCTATTTGCATTGAGATGGCTTCCCAAGGTTTTATAGTTGCTGCTGTGGAGCACAG AGATGAATCAGCTTCAGCAACATATTACTGTAAAAGAAAGTCTGTTTCTGAGCCACAGGAAGAGTCCACATTGAACATGGAAAAGGAGTGGATCTACTACAGGAAACTGAAGTCTGGAGAGGAAGAACGATCTTTGCGTCACAAGCAG GTGCAACAAAGAGCACAGGAGTGTATCAAAGCCCTCAATGTAATTCTTGAAATTAATTCAGGAGAAGAAGTAATGAATGTACTTAATTCAAACTTTGACTGGAATCTCCTGAAG GATTCTGTTGATACTAGCAGAATAGCTGTGATGGGACATTCTTTTGGTGGTGCTACAGTTATAGAGAGTCTCAGCAAAGAAATTAGATTCAG GTGTGGCATTGCACTGGATGCTTGGATGCTTCCCGTAGGTGATGACATTTACCAAAACAGTGTTCAACAACCACTACTTTTTATCAACTCTGAAAAATTCCAGTGGGCTGATAACATCTTAAAGATGAAGAAGCTTGGCTCCAATGacacaaacaagaaaatgatCACTATCAA GGGATCAGTACATCAGAGCTTTCCCGACTTTACCTTTGTGAGTGGAGAACTTGTTggaaaatttttcaaattaaaaggagaaatagaTCCAAATGAAGCTATTGATATTAGCAATCATGCTTCATTAGCCTTCCTGCAGAAACATTTGA GGCTGAAGAAAGACTTCAGTAAGTGGGATTCGCTAGTGGATGGCATAGGACCCAATGTTATTCCTGGCACCAATATTGATTTGTCTCCAGCTCAACCTGAGTAA
- the PLA2G7 gene encoding platelet-activating factor acetylhydrolase isoform X2 produces MVSPFHRPLLLFIFSPVIECLSVKVPKEMGTSNTEKFYRIPEGKGPHSVGCTDLMTENATEGSFLRLYYPSCDATENEEAPWIPDKEYYQGLSDFLNLFRIVGERLFQYYVGSVTCPAKSNAAFKSGEKYPLLIFSHGLGAFRTIYSAICIEMASQGFIVAAVEHRDESASATYYCKRKSVSEPQEESTLNMEKEWIYYRKLKSGEEERSLRHKQVQQRAQECIKALNVILEINSGEEVMNVLNSNFDWNLLKDSVDTSRIAVMGHSFGGATVIESLSKEIRFRCGIALDAWMLPVGDDIYQNSVQQPLLFINSEKFQWADNILKMKKLGSNDTNKKMITIKGSVHQSFPDFTFVSGELVGKFFKLKGEIDPNEAIDISNHASLAFLQKHLRLKKDFSKWDSLVDGIGPNVIPGTNIDLSPAQPE; encoded by the exons ATGGTTAGTCCTTTCCACCGGCCTCTTctgctgttcattttctctccagTAATCGAGT GTTTGTCAGTTAAGGTGCCAAAAGAAATGGGGACCAGCAACACTGAGAAGTTCTATAGGATCCCTGAAGGAAAAGGACCACATTCTGTTGGATGTACAGACCTGATGACTGAAAATGCAACTGAG ggaAGTTTCTTGCGCCTTTATTATCCATCATGCGATGCCACGGAAAACGAAGAGGCACCATGGATTCCAGATAAGGAATATTATCAGGGCCTTTCTGACTTCCTTAATCTGTTCCGAATTGTGGGAGAAAGGCTTTTCCAATACTATGTTG GTTCAGTGACTTGTCCTGCAAAATCCAATGCTGCTTTCAAGTCTGGAGAAAAATACCCACTCCTCATTTTTTCCCATGGACTCGGAGCTTTTCG GACTATTTATTCTGCTATTTGCATTGAGATGGCTTCCCAAGGTTTTATAGTTGCTGCTGTGGAGCACAG AGATGAATCAGCTTCAGCAACATATTACTGTAAAAGAAAGTCTGTTTCTGAGCCACAGGAAGAGTCCACATTGAACATGGAAAAGGAGTGGATCTACTACAGGAAACTGAAGTCTGGAGAGGAAGAACGATCTTTGCGTCACAAGCAG GTGCAACAAAGAGCACAGGAGTGTATCAAAGCCCTCAATGTAATTCTTGAAATTAATTCAGGAGAAGAAGTAATGAATGTACTTAATTCAAACTTTGACTGGAATCTCCTGAAG GATTCTGTTGATACTAGCAGAATAGCTGTGATGGGACATTCTTTTGGTGGTGCTACAGTTATAGAGAGTCTCAGCAAAGAAATTAGATTCAG GTGTGGCATTGCACTGGATGCTTGGATGCTTCCCGTAGGTGATGACATTTACCAAAACAGTGTTCAACAACCACTACTTTTTATCAACTCTGAAAAATTCCAGTGGGCTGATAACATCTTAAAGATGAAGAAGCTTGGCTCCAATGacacaaacaagaaaatgatCACTATCAA GGGATCAGTACATCAGAGCTTTCCCGACTTTACCTTTGTGAGTGGAGAACTTGTTggaaaatttttcaaattaaaaggagaaatagaTCCAAATGAAGCTATTGATATTAGCAATCATGCTTCATTAGCCTTCCTGCAGAAACATTTGA GGCTGAAGAAAGACTTCAGTAAGTGGGATTCGCTAGTGGATGGCATAGGACCCAATGTTATTCCTGGCACCAATATTGATTTGTCTCCAGCTCAACCTGAGTAA
- the PLA2G7 gene encoding platelet-activating factor acetylhydrolase isoform X4 → MGTSNTEKFYRIPEGKGPHSVGCTDLMTENATEGSFLRLYYPSCDATENEEAPWIPDKEYYQGLSDFLNLFRIVGERLFQYYVGSVTCPAKSNAAFKSGEKYPLLIFSHGLGAFRTIYSAICIEMASQGFIVAAVEHRDESASATYYCKRKSVSEPQEESTLNMEKEWIYYRKLKSGEEERSLRHKQVQQRAQECIKALNVILEINSGEEVMNVLNSNFDWNLLKDSVDTSRIAVMGHSFGGATVIESLSKEIRFRCGIALDAWMLPVGDDIYQNSVQQPLLFINSEKFQWADNILKMKKLGSNDTNKKMITIKGSVHQSFPDFTFVSGELVGKFFKLKGEIDPNEAIDISNHASLAFLQKHLRLKKDFSKWDSLVDGIGPNVIPGTNIDLSPAQPE, encoded by the exons ATGGGGACCAGCAACACTGAGAAGTTCTATAGGATCCCTGAAGGAAAAGGACCACATTCTGTTGGATGTACAGACCTGATGACTGAAAATGCAACTGAG ggaAGTTTCTTGCGCCTTTATTATCCATCATGCGATGCCACGGAAAACGAAGAGGCACCATGGATTCCAGATAAGGAATATTATCAGGGCCTTTCTGACTTCCTTAATCTGTTCCGAATTGTGGGAGAAAGGCTTTTCCAATACTATGTTG GTTCAGTGACTTGTCCTGCAAAATCCAATGCTGCTTTCAAGTCTGGAGAAAAATACCCACTCCTCATTTTTTCCCATGGACTCGGAGCTTTTCG GACTATTTATTCTGCTATTTGCATTGAGATGGCTTCCCAAGGTTTTATAGTTGCTGCTGTGGAGCACAG AGATGAATCAGCTTCAGCAACATATTACTGTAAAAGAAAGTCTGTTTCTGAGCCACAGGAAGAGTCCACATTGAACATGGAAAAGGAGTGGATCTACTACAGGAAACTGAAGTCTGGAGAGGAAGAACGATCTTTGCGTCACAAGCAG GTGCAACAAAGAGCACAGGAGTGTATCAAAGCCCTCAATGTAATTCTTGAAATTAATTCAGGAGAAGAAGTAATGAATGTACTTAATTCAAACTTTGACTGGAATCTCCTGAAG GATTCTGTTGATACTAGCAGAATAGCTGTGATGGGACATTCTTTTGGTGGTGCTACAGTTATAGAGAGTCTCAGCAAAGAAATTAGATTCAG GTGTGGCATTGCACTGGATGCTTGGATGCTTCCCGTAGGTGATGACATTTACCAAAACAGTGTTCAACAACCACTACTTTTTATCAACTCTGAAAAATTCCAGTGGGCTGATAACATCTTAAAGATGAAGAAGCTTGGCTCCAATGacacaaacaagaaaatgatCACTATCAA GGGATCAGTACATCAGAGCTTTCCCGACTTTACCTTTGTGAGTGGAGAACTTGTTggaaaatttttcaaattaaaaggagaaatagaTCCAAATGAAGCTATTGATATTAGCAATCATGCTTCATTAGCCTTCCTGCAGAAACATTTGA GGCTGAAGAAAGACTTCAGTAAGTGGGATTCGCTAGTGGATGGCATAGGACCCAATGTTATTCCTGGCACCAATATTGATTTGTCTCCAGCTCAACCTGAGTAA